The following are encoded together in the Oncorhynchus nerka isolate Pitt River linkage group LG23, Oner_Uvic_2.0, whole genome shotgun sequence genome:
- the LOC115107086 gene encoding mucin-2-like: MSRGFSEVQRPSTVSSVTEPMCVLTTEWVWFWKDEYGKWIQYASIKEMHRLSSITSEDLEKRFQEDHSAVVKFTAGQQSYELSFRDMTQKNKRYGTVRMVRRRPVFVSTADSRTNRTYNSSQNFRDVPGFWDKSAIPDIGYKTVTLLSSDRDYQKVQRLFNKTMRGFQITSIEMVQNRDLWEVFQWKRDLMKKNNGGRNSKELHLFHGTDPKHVEAICRDNFDWRLCGTNGTTYGEGSYFARDAKYSHSFTSHSGVRSMFVCWVLVGDYTQGKSDLRRPPPKGEGNPTFYDSCVDNVLNPSIYVVFEKHQVYPEFLIRYDDGVMHLSSSAPAPPKTVSIQSTYIVQYPASNQIQAAASVTLQNSRVPSTSTLSPSQAATTFSNPTNSLPPSRLPKPARTKLGFSQSAVIMKPAPSSQLVDTTLGQANWSYTPSFSKLPHKLITQASAPLVHPLPHPAPPLVHPLPQPVSPLVHSLPHPVPPLTYYLPQPVPYLIHALPQPVPPVPSRTTSNPSRTTTTPASTPSRTLTTPSRTPTTPASTPSRTTTTPASTPSRTPTTPASTPSRTPATPASTPSRTPSTPSRTPTTPASTPSRTPSTPSRTSTTPASTPFRTPSTPSRTPTTPASTPFRTPSTPSRTPTTPASTPFRTPSTPSHTPTTPASTPFVHPVPLSYTHNPSQYPVLCTH, from the exons ATGAGCCGCGGATTCAGTGAAGTTCAACGTCCCTCCACAGTGTCCTCTGTGACCGAGCCCATGTGCGTACTCACCACAGAGTGGGTGTGGTTCTGGAAGGACGAGTACGGCAAATGGATCCAGTACGCATCCATC AAAGAGATGCACAGATTGTCGTCCATCACCAGTGAAGACCTTGAGAAAAGGTTCCAGGAGGATCACAGTGCTGTGGTGAAGTTCACTGCAGGCCAGCAGTCTTATGAGCTGAGTTTCAGAG ACATGACGCAAAAAAACAAAAGATACGGTACTGTAAGGATGGTCAGGCGTCGTCCTGTGTTTGTTTCAACTGCAGACAGCAG GACAAATAGAACATACAATTCCTCTCAGAATTTCAGAGATGTTCCTGGATTTTGGGACAAGTCTGCCATACCTGACATTGGATATAAG ACAGTCACTCTTCTGAGTTCTGACAGGGACTATCAGAAGGTCCAGAGACTTTTCAACAAGACCATGAGAGGCTTCCAGATCACCAGCATCGAGATGGTCCAAAACAGGGACCTCTGGGAAGTCTTCCAGTG GAAAAGAGATTTGATGAAGAAAAACAATGGGGGTAGAAACAGCAAGGAGCTACATCTCTTCCACGGAACGGACCCAAAACACGTAGAGGCCATTTGCAGAGATAACTTCgactggaggctgtgtggaaccaATGGAACTACGTATGGCGAAG GGAGTTACTTTGCCAGGGATGCCAAGTACTCACACAGCTTCACCAGCCACTCAGGAGTGAGGTCCATGTTTGTTTGTTGGGTGCTTGTTGGTGACTACACACAAGGGAAGTCGGACCTCCGTCGCCCCCCTCCAAAAGGCGAGGGAAATCCCACTTTCTATGACAGCTGTGTGGACAATGTCCTGAACCCATCCATATATGTGGTGTTTGAAAAGCACCAGGTGTACCCCGAGTTCCTCATCAGATATGATGATGGCGTCATGCACTTGTCCTCTTCGGCTCCAGCTCCACCAAAAACTGTCTCTATCCAATCCACTTACATAGTCCAATACCCAGCATCCAACCAGATTCAAGCAGCAGCTTCTGTTACGCTGCAAAACTCTCGAGTTCCATCCACTTCCACTTTGAGTCCATCTCAAGCAGCCACCACTTTCTCTAATCCAACCAATTCTCTTCCCCCGTCACGTCTCCCAAAACCTGCCCGAACCAAATTGGGATTCAGTCAATCTGCAGTCATCATGAAGCCAGCCCCAAGTTCTCAATTGGTGGATACCACCCTAGGCCAAGCTAATTGGTCTTACACTCCCTCATTCAGCAAACTCCCTCATAAACTCATTACCCAAGCCAGCGCCCCCCTCGTACACCCACTACCCCACCCAGCACCCCCTCTTGTACACCCACTACCCCAGCCAGTATCCCCTCTTGTACACTCCCTACCCCATCCAGTACCCCCTCTTACATACTACCTACCCCAGCCAGTACCCTATCTTATACACGCGTTACCCCAGCCAGTACCCCCAGTACCCTCTCGTACAACCAGTAACCCCTCTCGTACAACCACTACCCCAGCTAGTACCCCCTCTCGTACACTCACTACCCCCTCTCGTACACCCACTACCCCAGCCAGTACCCCCTCTCGTACAACTACTACCCCAGCTAGTACCCCCTCTCGTACACCCACAACCCCAGCCAGTACCCCCTCTCGTACACCCGCAACCCCAGCCAGTACCCCCTCTCGTACACCCAGTACCCCCTCTCGTACACCCACAACCCCAGCCAGTACCCCCTCTCGTACACCCAGTACCCCCTCTCGTACATCCACAACCCCAGCCAGTACCCCCTTTCGTACACCCAGTACCCCCTCTCGTACACCCACAACCCCAGCCAGTACCCCCTTTCGTACACCCAGTACCCCCTCTCGTACACCCACAACCCCAGCCAGTACCCCCTTTCGTACACCCAGTACCCCCTCTCATACACCCACAACCCCAGCCAGTACCCCTTTCGTACACCCAGTACCCCTCTCATACACCCACAACCCCAGCCAGTACCCCGTTTTATGCACCCACTAG
- the LOC115107087 gene encoding protein mono-ADP-ribosyltransferase PARP12-like yields MDTTALIYKVLCAHNGSFELGELRANISTMEDDLESVLGNQEMFTRAVSEGNKLIVAKTKMRLCRANGCSGCSNLHLCKFYLYGTCPSNERQGCRLCHELTSEHNIRVLKEHYLEELDRKELCTLLLQNDNALLPPVCFTYNKGSGEYGYCPDKGSCRRLHVCERYITGTCAADVDCDRSHDFYEPHPLNTLQQRGVPNELVASMLSTYRNIQAIGHTNDASNTLCKKDSDCLLKSKALPSHWDKSSVPETGFKRVALQSSSAEHKNILDLFHQTMTGFSVKTIERVQNRILWEVFSWQGDVMRKANAGKGNEKQLFHGTDSKHVDAICLQNIDWRMGGTQGMPYGQGSYFSKDAKFSHNYTSQSGVRSMFVCRVLVGNYTQGHSSYLCPPSKDGSHTISYDSCVDDIYNPSVFVVVGKHQVYPEYLIQYREGSRPGTYVPPPNFVQNQSHHNMHWTSIPVMLRSPATPVLPNNARFRSPCPTGQRTPRPTLTHASAQFGSLNSVTHPLFQSGLMTYVSPPPPWVGSTTSITHAPPSRTRRSQFTKMKAKSKSMASLDNL; encoded by the exons ATGGATACAACAGCTCTGATCTACAAGGTCCTCTGTGCCCATAATGGGTCCTTTGAGCTGGGAGAATTGCGTGCCAACATTAGCACGATGGAAGATGACCTGGAAAGTGTTTTAGGGAATCAGGAGATGTTTACCAGGGCTGTCTCGGAGGGAAACAAACTGATAGTTGCCAAGACGAAGATGAGGTTATGCAGAGCTAATGGATGTAGTGGCTGCAGCAATTTACACCTGTGTAAGTTCTATCTGTATGGAACATGTCCATCCAATGAGAG ACAAGGATGCCGTCTCTGCCATGAGCTAACGTCAGAGCACAACATCAGAGTCCTGAAAGAGCATTACCTGGAGGAACTGGACAGGAAGGAGCTGTGTACATTACTGCTGCAGAATGACAACGCCCTTTTACCCCCA GTTTGCTTCACATACAACAAAGGTAGTGGAGAGTACGGTTACTGTCCTGACAAAGGGAGCTGCAGAAGACTGCACGTCTGTGAGCGCTACATTACAGGAACCTGTGCTGCAGACGTGGACTGTGACAGGTCTCACGACTTCTACGAGCCCCACCCGCTCAACACCCTACAGCAGAGGGGAGTACCTAATGAACTGGTGGCATCCATGTTGTCCACCTACCGCAACATCCAGGCAATCGGGCATACTAATGATGCTAGTAACACACTTTG CAAAAAAGACTCTGACTGCCTGCTGAAATCCAAAGCTTTACCCAGTCACTGGGATAAATCTTCAGTACCTGAAACTGGATTCAAG AGGGTTGCTCTGCAGAGTTCCTCAGCTGAGCACAAGAATATTCTGGATCTTTTCCACCAAACTATGACTGGCTTCAGTGTGAAGACTATTGAGAGGGTGCAGAATCGGATCCTGTGGGAGGTCTTTTCGTG GCAAGGAGATGTGATGAGAAAGGCAAATGCAGGGAAAGGGAATGAGAAGCAGCTCTTCCATGGAACAGACTCTAAACACGTGGACGCTATATGCCTGCAGAACATAGACTGGAGGATGGGTGGAACACAAGGAATGCCCTATGGGCAAG GAAGCTACTTCTCTAAGGATGCCAAGTTCTCCCACAACTACACCAGCCAGTCAGGAGTCAGGTCCATGTTTGTTTGTCGTGTGCTGGTGGGAAATTACACGCAAGGACACTCCAGCTACCTCTGCCCCCCTTCAAAAGATGGAAGTCACACCATCTCctatgacagctgtgtggatgATATCTACAACCCCTCTGTATTTGTGGTGGTCGGGAAGCATCAGGTTTACCCAGAGTACCTTATTCAGTACAGGGAAGGGTCCAGGCCTGGGACCTATGTTCCACCACCTAACTTTGTCCAGAACCAGAGCCACCACAACATGCACTGGACATCTATTCCAGTCATGCTACGCTCACCAGCCACCCCTGTGCTGCCCAACAATGCAAGGTTCAGATCTCCTTgcccaacaggacagagaaccccCAGACCTACCTTGACACATGCTTCTGCACAGTTTGGCTCCCTGAACTCCGTGACACATCCATTGTTTCAGTCAGGTCTGATGACTTATGTATCTCCTCCACCACCCTGGGTTGGCTCTACGACCTCCATAACACACGCACCTCCATCAAGGACAAGAAGATCACAGTTTACTAAAATGAAAGCAAAAAGTAAATCTATGGCATCACTAGATAATCTATAA
- the LOC115106129 gene encoding protein mono-ADP-ribosyltransferase PARP12-like, whose protein sequence is MAQQLLLKVICNHQGTLNYADLADIGCGADMICALDKLVENDLCSIAVCNGNERIFAKTKVRRCKAQQCDGCNDLHLCKLYLFGDCKNSIGRRTCRFGHDLHSEHNSIVLREHKLETLSRQELRQLLLQNDNSLLPPVCNSYNKGTMPYGNCPDQEGCRRLHVCDRYIRGTCSSGANCNRSHDFFEPHPLRTLQQRGVPNDLMVSMLSTYQNIQAMKSEGAGGAASINRPQSCPQRNTVRNEICLFFVKEDCKQGEKCSRVHFKMPYKWEVNGGQTWSALPENEAIERDFCDPSKIHSEGSERVRFDSMSRGLWDVRRLSTVSSVTKPTYVLTTEWVWFWKDEYGKWIQYASIKEMHRLSSITSEDLEKRFQEDQSAVVKFTAGQQSYELSFRDMTQFNERFGTTRMVRRRPVFVSTVDAQAARSRRNGARNPSQNFRAVPGSWDKSAIPDIGYKTVTLLSFDRDYQKVQRLFNNTMRGFQITSIERVQNRDLWEVFQWYVYINSHTQS, encoded by the exons ATGGCTCAACAATTGTTATTAAAAGTAATTTGCAATCATCAGGGAACATTGAACTATGCAGATCTGGCAGATATTGGGTGTGGGGCAGATATGATCTGCGCTCTTGATAAACTTGTTGAAAACGATTtatgttctatagcagtgtgtaaTGGAAATGAACGCATTTTTGCGAAAACGAAAGTTAGACGCTGCAAGGCTCAGCAATGTGATGGCTGCAATGATTTACATCTATGTAAATTGTATCTATTTGGGGACTGCAAGAATAGTATCGGAAG ACGGACATGCCGCTTTGGCCATGACCTTCACTCCGAACACAACTCCATAGTTTTGAGAGAGCATAAACTTGAGACGCTGAGTAGACAGGAACTCCGGCAGCTATTATTACAGAATGACAACTCCCTCCTTCCACCG GTGTGCAACTCTTATAACAAAGGCACTATGCCATATGGCAACTGCCCGGATCAGGAGGGGTGCAGGAGACTTCACGTGTGTGACAGGTACATCAGAGGAACCTGCTCCTCGGGAGCCAACTGCAACAGGAGTCATGACTTCTTTGAGCCCCACCCACTGAGGACCCTGCAGCAGAGGGGGGTGCCAAACGATCTAATGGTGTCCATGTTGTCCACCTACCAGAACATCCAGGCCATGAAAAGTGAAGGTGCCGGCGGTGCTGCTTCTATCAACAGGCCCCAGAGCTGTCCTCAGAGAAATACAG TGAGGAATGAGATCTGCCTGTTCTTTGTCAAGGAGGACTGCAAACAAGGAG AGAAATGCTCGAGAGTCCACTTCAAAATGCCCTACAAGTGGGAAGTGAATGGTGGACAGACTTGGTCAGCTCTGCCAGAAAACGAAGCAATCGAGAGAGACTTCTGTGACCCTTCTAAGATACACag TGAGGGATCTGAGCGTGTGCGTTTCGACTCCATGAGCCGCGGGTTATGGGATGTTCGCCGTCTCTCCACAGTTTCCTCTGTGACCAAGCCCACATACGTACTCACCACAGAGTGGGTGTGGTTCTGGAAGGACGAGTACGGCAAATGGATCCAGTACGCATCCATC AAAGAGATGCACAGATTGTCGTCCATCACCAGTGAAGACCTTGAGAAAAGGTTCCAGGAGGATCAAAGTGCTGTGGTGAAGTTCACTGCAGGCCAGCAGTCTTATGAGCTGAGTTTCAGAG ACATGACTCAATTTAACGAAAGATTTGGTACTACAAGGATGGTCAGACGACGTCCAGTCTTTGTTTCAACTGTGGACGCACAAGCTGCAAGAAGCAG GAGAAATGGAGCACGCAACCCCTCTCAGAATTTCAGAGCTGTTCCTGGATCTTGGGACAAGTCTGCGATACCTGACATTGGATACAAG ACAGTCACTCTTCTGAGTTTTGACAGGGACTATCAGAAGGTCCAGAGACTTTTCAACAACACCATGAGGGGCTTCCAAATCACCAGCATCGAGAGGGTCCAAAACAGGGACCTCTGGGAAGTCTTCCAGTGGTATGTTTACATCAACTCTCACACACAATCCTAG